A region from the Triticum aestivum cultivar Chinese Spring chromosome 3D, IWGSC CS RefSeq v2.1, whole genome shotgun sequence genome encodes:
- the LOC123078052 gene encoding dynein light chain 1, cytoplasmic, which translates to MSDELKRGIAGAAAVAASHPAPYAPRAPADADRRLAASATASLGSPPPAAASPTAHKITLKSADMKEEMQKEAFDISRVAFEKHTMEKDIAEYIKKEFDKNHGPTWHCIVGRNFGSYVTHETNYFVYFYIDSKAVLLFKSG; encoded by the exons ATGTCCGACGAGCTCAAGCGCGGGATCgcgggcgccgccgccgtcgccgcctcccacCCGGCGCCCTACGCGCCGCGGGCCCCGGCCGACGCCGACCGCAGgctcgccgcctccgccaccgcctcgctgggctccccgccgccggccgccgcgtcgCCCACGGCGCACAAGATCACGCTCAAGAGCGCCGACATGAAGGAGGAGATGCAGAAGGAGGCGTTCGACATCTCCCGCGTC GCGTTCGAGAAGCACACCATGGAGAAGGACATCGCGGAGTACATCAAGAAGGAGTTCGACAAGAACCACGGCCCCACCTGGCACTGCATCGTCGGCCGCAACTTCG GTTCCTATGTGACGCACGAGACGAACTACTTTGTGTATTTCTACATTGATTCTAAAGCTGTCTTGCTATTTAAGTCTGGGTGA